GGGGGCGGCTTCTCGGGACAGGCCGACGCCGCGCGGACGGCGATCGCCCGCGGGCTGGTGGAACATCTCAACGACGCCGAACTCCGCGAGGCGTACATGGAGTTCGACCGTTCGCTGCTCGTCAACGACGTCCGGCAGCCGGAACCCAAGAAGTGGGGCGGTCCGGGCGCCCGTGCCCGATACCAGAAGTCCTACCGCTGAGGTGATCAGTACATGATGATCCCAGTCCGGTGTTTCACCTGCG
The Halalkaliarchaeum desulfuricum DNA segment above includes these coding regions:
- a CDS encoding 30S ribosomal protein S9, with amino-acid sequence MVTNTSGKKKTAIARATVRDGEGRVRINSQPVELWEPESSRLKMLEPFRIAGEDLRSQVDIDVSISGGGFSGQADAARTAIARGLVEHLNDAELREAYMEFDRSLLVNDVRQPEPKKWGGPGARARYQKSYR